One Oncorhynchus clarkii lewisi isolate Uvic-CL-2024 chromosome 28, UVic_Ocla_1.0, whole genome shotgun sequence genomic region harbors:
- the LOC139386692 gene encoding cytochrome c oxidase assembly factor 1 homolog, whose translation MRVSTSKLQQMAIYTTLLTGAGCGTMYYLLQKNFSRSDYHRLALEQLKANQTAMDSLGAPPLKVHNIHLSDRHNRVEPYTAEIKIPVTGSKDGGYLYTSSVRDPQTLGWNLTQAVLQLREGQRIDLLTFTPPPNKTEGLETGNWSS comes from the exons ATGAGGGTCTCCACAAGCAAACTCCAGCAGATGGCCATCTACACCACCTTGTTGACTGGTGCTGGATGCGGCACAATGTATTACCTTCTGCAAA AGAACTTCTCACGGTCGGACTACCACCGTCTAGCCCTGGAGCAGCTGAAAGCCAACCAGACAGCCATGGACAGTCTGGGAGCACCACCCCTGAAGGTCCACAACATCCACCTGTCTGACCGACACAACCGGGTGGAACCTTACACTGCTGAG ATCAAAATCCCAGTGACAGGATCTAAAGATGGTGGCTACCTCTACACATCCTCAGTAAGAGACCCCCAAACACTTGG GTGGAATTTAACGCAGGCAGTGCTGCAGCTTAGAGAGGGTCAGCGTATTGACCTTCTCACATTCACACCACCGCCAAATAAGACAGAAGGACTTGAGACAGGCAACTGGTCCTCCTGA